The genomic segment GCTGGCATTTGAGTGATAAATGTTATTTTAATATTAAAATTAGCTTTAATGAACAAACTAGGCTTAGGCCCTCAAATTCTCCTAGGGAACCTTTGAGGGCCTTTATCCAGATGGAGAGGCTGAAAAGTCGATATATTGAAAACCTTATATATTAACTAGATGATTTTCGATTTCAGGGATGGGACAATCCGTCAAATCTTTTGCTACTTCAGCCACTATAGTTTTTTGCGTGCTACTATTTATATGAGGGCGCACTAATCCTAAAAACGCAGGATTAGCCATTAAATAAAGCCTTGTAAATTCTCCTTTATAATGGGCAGCACAGATATACTCTCCTAAGGATCTAGCAAATTTCTCCTTTTCCACCTCTTTAGGATCCGTTTCAGGTTCGTAAGCATGACGAGTGGTTCCTCCACTTTGAAAGTTACGCCCAGGTTTTCTCCCTTCTAACACCTGATCTTGTAAGCGGCTTTCAGGATGATTGAGGACTATAAGTTCTTCAATTTTAGGAAATTTTGCTAAACGATAAATCTTAGCTTTCGAGCTATTGGCAACTACGATCCAAGTTAGAGTATGTGGCATTCTTCCTCCTAATGCTATTAGAACAATTAATTTTACTATTAAAAAAGCAACTGATATTTATATTGTCTATCATTTAGTCTCGAAAAATAGATTAAAAGCTCCTCTAAATTTTTTTTATCACTTATTATCTATAAAGCTTGCCTCTATCTATTAAAGAAAGGTTTTTTAAGTGATGAAGC from the Neochlamydia sp. AcF84 genome contains:
- a CDS encoding host attachment protein → MPHTLTWIVVANSSKAKIYRLAKFPKIEELIVLNHPESRLQDQVLEGRKPGRNFQSGGTTRHAYEPETDPKEVEKEKFARSLGEYICAAHYKGEFTRLYLMANPAFLGLVRPHINSSTQKTIVAEVAKDLTDCPIPEIENHLVNI